The DNA window CAGTAATCCTTACACTGATTCCCAGATATCAAACGGCTATAATGCAAAACCTGCCAAATATTTCTCACCAAACCAGGATAAATACACTGATAGTAAGGAATCTAACGCGTAGAATCCTTTTAATTGGCATCGAAACATACGGTGGTGTGACATTACCGAACTTCCAAACGTTAGCACTTGTCATCCAAACAGACCTTATTTGGCCCCAGTCGCCAGCGATTGCTACTAGCTGCCAATTACAGCTACAGCGTTTTACTACCGGCCAGGGATGAGTCATTTCCTGGTCATCCAGGCAGCTGTTGGCGTTGGTGTGTGGGAGCCAGCCGTGCCGCTCGCTCGCCGGCGCTATAAAACGCGGCCGCGGGGCAGCGCCTCTCCTCGCACCCAACCATCACCTCTCGAGCTCATCACAGCAGCACATCGCACAGCGCACTCTCTCTccagtcccccccccccccccctgcggGCACGAAGAGATCGAACATGTCGTGGTTCGGGCACCACCACCACAACCAGCCGGCTCCCCCGGCGTCGGGCCCCAACCAGGTGTTCAAGATCTTCTGCCGCGCCAATGAGAACTACTGCCTCGCCGTCCGCGACGGCGCCGTCGTGCTCGCCCCGGCCAACCCCAAGGACGTCCACCAGCACTGGTACAAGGACATGCGCTTCAGCACCAGGGTCAAGGACCAGGAGGGCATGCCGGCCTTCGCGCTCGTCAACAAGGCCACCGGACTCGCCATCAAGCACTCGCTCGGCCAGTCCCACCCGGTATTGTTCTGTACTTTGTCAGGTTTTGATAGATTGCCAGCAGCAGAGGAGATCGTCGATTCGATCTGATGCATGCCTGCAGGTGAAGCTGGCGCCGTTCAAccctgaggaggaggaggcgtcgGTGCTGTGGACGGAGAGCAAGGACGTCGGCAAGGGCTTCCGCTGCATCCGCATGGTGAACAACACCCGCCTCGGCTTCGACGCCTTCCACGGCGACAAGGACCACGGCGGCGTGCACGACGGCACCACCGTCGTGCTCTGGGAGTTTTGCAAGGGCGAGAACCAGAGCTGGAAGATCCTGCCCTGGGGCCCCGAGGCGGACTCCCCCGCGGCGGGGCCCGGCAACGCGTCCTTGGGCGGCGTCCCCGTGCACACCGTGCGCGTCTTCTGCAAGGCCGGCGAGGCCGACTACAGCCTGACGGCGCGCAACGGCACCGCGTGCCTGGCGCCCAGCAACCCCCATGACGAGTACCAGCACTGGATCAAGGACATGAGGCACGGCAACCGGGTGAGGGACGAGGAGGGGTACCCGGCCTTCGCGCTCGTCAACAAGGTCACCGGCGAGGCCATCAAGCACTCCGCCGGCCAGGGCCACCCGGTGAAGCTGGTGCCCTACAACCCGGACTACCAGGACGAGTCCGTGCTGTGGACGGAGAGCCGCGACGTCGGCAACGGCTTCCGCTGCGTGCGCATGGTGAACAACATCTACCTCAACTTCGACGCGTTCCACGGCGACAAGGCACACGGCGGCGTCCACGACGGCACCGAGATCGTGCTCTGGAAGTGGTGCGAGGGCGACAACCAGCGCTGGAAGATCCTCCCCTGGTGTAAGTAGTGTCCCCCCTTTGCCCTGCATATGCCTGATCAATGGCCATGGTCTTCGCCGAACTGTACAACCATGCCATTGATGGCCTGCCTTACATCCTTTGAAATCTGATGTTTTCCAATCGTTGCTTGCGTTTGCAGAGATGGTGACGGAGGAACTTTCTGGATTGAAAGGAGCTGCTACCTTACCTGCCTAATAAGAACAGAAGAGATTTCTGCAATAAAACCGTGTGCCATGTTTCAGAGTGGTATTTGCGTCAGACCGTCAGTCACGGTGTGACTAGCTAGTGGCCTGTCCCTTTTGTGAGCCTGGTCTTACCATGTGAGGAGTAGTAGGCAGGGCATTGTGATGTAGTAATCCTTGTGGCTACCCTTCTTTCGATTTCCGGCGCCTGCACTCCGAACTATGTATCGTCGTCTCATTTGTCATCTGTTCATCTACTTTCTTCTACTGAATGGATGATCTCGCTTTGCTTACATGCATCTGAATTCTGCTGTACCAACGTTTGTGCTCGTCAAATCACTCGAGGGGGAATCGTGTGAGCCATCCAGCGAGCCGGCGAGACCCAAAAAACAACAAAAGGAACACAACAAAGTGACAAACTACGACTCAAACTGGGCCTTGGTGTTCTTTTGAGCTGAAAGTTGAGCCTTCGTGTTGGAATCACCAAGTAGAGGGAGAAGCTGGCTGGTTATAGAGCTGGGCTAAATCAGGCCCAATCAAACCGAGTTATCGGGAATCGAATCGAATAAGGGGTTTTTTCTGCTCCAGCTTTTTAGTTCAATTTCAGAGAATCAGTTCACGGAATCATCGTAAAATTATTTCTCTTAGAGAAACTGTTTAGCAGAGGTTGTTCTGGATTCAGTCTAGAAGCTGCTCTGAGAGCTCTACCAAACAGGCGTCAACGGCGAGACTGCGAGTCTGTGACACTCGAATTTTTTGCTCTCCACAGCTCCATCTGCAAACCACAGCCCATTCATCTGCCTGTACATAGTGAAAAAAAACAGTGTTGCGCAGTTCTCGCTCATGCCCTTAGTCCTAGTTTGCCTACTCTATCAATTCAATGATACATAGCTTTGTTGCTGCTCAGTAGCCTGTTCTTCACAAATATCACTCCCGCTATGTCGTTTGAGATATCTGAAATTTCATCGAAAATACTAACTCAATTTTTAAATGAACTTTTCATGAATATGTACAAGCAAATTAGGACGAAATTAAAATTCGTACATTCCAATAATTGGGGAAAATATATATTATGCCCAGCCCGTGCGTTGCATGTGTATGAGCATCTCGTCCATActatgtttttttttaaaaaaaaggaagaaaaatcCATGCGTTTTCAGGTCAAGCATTTTAATTGAACGGGCTTTCTTGTTtccagaggagagggagagctaGGAGGCCCTCATCATGCTGGGCCAGTATTTCATGCAATGcgagagagaagaaagagaacTGGGGACTTGGTTGGGccttctgacgcgaccttggcCTGGTCCATTTCGACACCTTGTTCACTTCACATTCCTGATGCAAAACTAGTGCAAATGTACGCAGAGTGCAGATGACAGCAAACCATGGTAGCAACATTTGCAGCATCGAGAAGGTCCGGAAGCCAGAACAAATTAAAGTCGATAACGATTCGTGTTCATCATCAACGGAAAAGGACGCTCGCAAATCCATATTCGAATTCGCTGCTTAATTAATTCGCTGTCCGTTCGTTTTTCTGCATCACGTTTTCATCTTCTGCTTGACCACAAAGCATTCGGCATTCAGCGGTGCAAGATTCTCCGGCTGCCTGCCTCCTCGTGGACGCCATAACTTTTCTTCTATCTTGGCCGGCAATAATGGCCACCAGCTAGCGCAACGATAGATGTTATTCTTCCCAAAACGTCTAGAAAATGGAATCACGCAAAGCCGCTGGGTACCCCTCGATCGGCTAGCTAGTGGCGCATCCATCCATCCTTGCTGCCCATGCACGCGCCCTAGCTCCCATCCATAGATGCAGATCACCACCGATCACCTGGCTGCTACCACCGCGCCGCCCCCCTATAAATCCCCCGTGTGCCCCCGCCGCCATGCTGCATTGCCGCGTCAGAATCAGAGCTCAGAGGAATTAAGGAAGAACCACCACAACCTGCTACCACCAGGTACTTAGCATACTAGCTAGCAGCATGGACGTGTACGGGCGTGAGCGCTACGGGGGGTACGGATACGGCGGCCTGGCTACGCCCGGGTACGCGCCGCCGGTTCCGTACGGCATGTCGCAGGTGAACATCGAGGGCCACGGGTGCGGCCGTCCGCTTCCGCCGCAGCCGACGGTGAAGGTGTACTGCCGCGCCAACCCCAACTACGCCATGACGATCCGCAACGGCAGGGTGGTGCTGGCGCCGGCGAACCCCAAGGACGAGTACCAGCACTGGATCAAGGACATGCGGTGGAGCACGAGCATCAAGGACGAGGAGGGGTACCCGGCGTTCGCGCTGGTGAACAAGGCCACCGGGGAGGCCATCAAGCACTCCCTGGGGCAGTCCCACCCGGTGCGCCTGGTGCCCTACAACCCCGACTTCCTGGACGAGTCGGTGCTCTGGACGGAGAGCCGCGACGTCGGCAACGGCTTCCGCTGCGTCCGCATGGTCAACAACATCTACCTCAACTTCGACGCCCTCCACGGCGACAAGTGGCACGGCGGCGTCCGCGACGGAACCGAGATCGTGCTCTGGAAGTGGTGCGAGGGAGACAACCAGCGATGGAAGATCCAGCCATACTACTGATCGAGAAGACTCAGATCATCATCAGCAACTCAGCATCATCGTCCCGTACTACAGTAGCTACGTACTGCTGGATCTTAAAATGAATAATTGAGCCTTCTTGTCCTGCTGCTGCCTTGCTTTTGTCTAGCTAAGCATGCTTAGATAGAGAAAGCAGGAGGCAGGAGCTTACTACTTACTGTCATGTACACGTTGCAGCTATATGTATAGTAATCAGTTGCAATCCTACTACGTACAATAAATTATCTAATATTTGGTGTATTTTGGCCGTGAAATACGTATATATTCGCGATTCATTCGGATAGGGTGGGGTTTTGTTCAAACTGCGGCCCACCCAAATGAACGGAACGGCCCGGCCCGTTTGTTTCGTCTTGTTTTTCTTTGGGCTGAGCCGGAACGGGCTGCAAGGAACCATGCAGGTTGGCGTCGGCCGCGCACCCCGGCGAGCTAGTTGGGCCCGAGGCCCAAAACGCGGAGCAACCAAACCTCCCTGGCCGTCCAAACCCAGATGATAGGTCCACAGTTTTACGGGGCGTCCCCACCTCTATGTTCATTTGCATTCATAGCATGTCCTTCCTTGCGTTCAAGATTTGGCCTTTCACACCTATTTTATTTTTCATAAATGTTTTTTCTATACTAGAGAGATTAAATGTGCGTGGTAAACAATCAAGATGCTCCTCCGCTACTTGCCAAATGCTGCACTTTGGGCCGAAATGTTAGGAATCTGGTCCATAGGCCGGCCACCAACTACTAGATAGCCCACCACTAGtacatatataaataaattaCAGGTATATATATGTTATGCCGGAAAGAACAACTAGATAATTAAGTGCACTACTCAGCTCGGTATAGTACCCCAAAGTCGATCAGGGCAAAACTAAAAATATACGACGACCCTGAATAATCCAATCATCAAGGTGACGTCAGCTGTGTACTGTATACTGTACCATCGGTGACCAACTTGTTTAATGACTTAGCTCGTGGCCTGGGTGGACCTGTTGGTATTTTACCACCACGTTCACCGAGAGATACCTTCGAGATGGTatgtttgtaggtagggtgtcgcctaGATCTGTTGGTCTTGGTCTGTATTAGCCTGTATGAAAGCCGATGGCATTACTACTGGGGTCGGGCGTATTCGATCCGTGGCAATAATGACAATGACATTCGGGAATGAAAGCAATGTCAGATGAGTGCCACGGTACGAGGCAAGCTACATAGATCGACTATGATGGGCAACGATTTGTGGACTAAGACTTATGAGAAATTTATATTAAGCGTGCAGTACTATATAATATTAATCAAGGCAGCCAACCTATCGGAATAAAATGTTGACCTTGCGGTGGGGACAGGAAGAAAAAGGGAGCGAGTGCCAGAAACCAAACAGAACATTGCCACGTGCACAGCAAAAAAACTAGCTATGGAGAAGCTAAGCGTCAGAGTATCAGCGACCCGGCCAGAATGCAAAATGTACTGTATGATTTTGAAGTGCGCATATTGAACTCCTCTTTTATTTGTTTCTGGCATGTTGTGGTGGGAAGACTTTAGACTtctgcatttttttttctttctttgatTAGCCTATATATATGCGCGCTagttttttttgttttgttttgttgttcatcctcctcctccgttTATAGATAGACCAACAAGTTTCCCTTCCTGTCGTAAAGCGTACTGGTTAAGCAACCAGCCCTGCTTGCTAGTGCCACTTCACGTTATGCTCCGTGCACTCTCGCATGCGCCATGAACTAGCTAGCAGATGTGCATACAGCATGCATGGTGATTCTAGGCTTTGTAAGTTGCAACAACAGCGGATGAGCATGAGTGAATTCCGGCCCATGCACGTTAATGGGCCGACATTTAGTTAAGATGCATGGCAGCCCACCCAACCACATGGGGGTGCATATGGCAGGCCCTAAACGAACAAGGCCGCCCATAAGGGTTTGGCTCGGCCCATCTCATTGGGCAGGCCAGGGAAGGTGTGGCCGCATGTCGGTGCTGTGCAGTTGCGAGTTGGCGTTGGCTCGGCAGCACGCCGGCGACTTTGGTGCGGCGCCTCCCGTTCCACGGTTGCACCACCGTCCACGAGTCAAAGCATGGCACGGTGTTCGTGTTCCATCCCAACCAAGAATTCTGGTGTCTAGCTGTCTGCTGAATGCTGACCCTGACTTGACATGCATCCCAGCAGGGTCGGTCAGAGGCTGGAAACCCGGCCGGAGCGATCTGGACCTGTGTCTGCAACACACCTACACGTGCGCGCACGAGCACACGTCCACACGACCAGACCTACACCTTCTGGATGATCGTACGTGCAGTAGATGGTCAGAGTCGAATCCACGGTTTTACGGGCTGTTGCTAGCTTAACCGCTTTCCAGGGCGCACGAGCACACGGCCATCAGGCCATGCTGTGTTGACTGCATACTATAGGTCCAAAATAATGCATGCTACATTATTTACCTAGCTAGCTTGATGACTACGCCTCACCACTCAGTGCTCATCACTAATAGCCTGTCGccgtcatcttcttcttcttcttcttgccttTTCGAATTGCTTGTCAGCCTGTCTTCTTCTCTTTCTGTACAGTAATTACGTTGGCCTTTCACACATCTTTCTCCTCTACTGTTTACCAGTACATCAAAATAGTTAGCTAGCTCTATTCCTTCGTTCACATCCTTTTTTTTTATAACAAAACCATACTGCAGAGCACAGCACACAGGAAATTATTCTTCTACTGCGACACTGGCCTGCATGGAAATGGGGACCCTCGCTCATTATTCCCAAAATACAACACAGAAAAAGGAGAATGGAATCGATAAACCACCAAAGTCAAGGAGAAAATATTAGTTCCTTCATCATAAAGAAAACTATACACAACTCATGAACACAATCTAATCAGCTTGTTTATTGACCTTGGCCATCCATTCATTCTTAGTGAAGTTATTTAATAATTATAAAGGTACAATCTGCCCCTGTGCATTGCAACTTGATGGCATTACAAAGACATTTTTGTTTCAACTAAATCATACTGCAAGTACTGTGTAGGCCGTATTCCGTGGCAGCAACAATGACAACTTGGAGAGAAATGCCGTATCAGTGCCAAACTGCCACGTAATGGCGTAAGTTGCATGCATCAAATTGTTTAAGATTATGTATGGGCAAGCAACGGTTGTGAATTATGAGAAACTACGTCTCCCCTTTGTACAACCAACCTACCAGTACAAAACGTTGACCTTCCTACGGTGGGGACAGGATGGAAGAAAAAGGTAGTGCCAAAAACCAACAGCACACTGCCACATGGCACAAGTACAGCGAAAAACCTATGGACCGGCtttgcaaaaaagaaaaaaaatgtccTTACTGTAGCTTTGAAGTATTATACTCTCTTTTCTGGCAGATTGTGGTGGAAGATAATCCACATGTTCTTGCACTTTTCTGCAATAATTTCTTTAAGGAAAAAGAAGTACTTTGGCATAGTTATATCCCTTTTGATGTTTCTAGGCACAAGATCTTTTGAGTCCTGCTGCCCAATGATACTCTGATGCGGACATTCCCGTAGACTTTGGACTCCTAGACCTAGCAGCTAGCTTGTTAGCTCTCTGATGCATGACGACATCCATTCCTACGACCGCATCTACAACTATAGTCTACGTAGCATTTTGATTTGTTGTGCTTCATCGATAGATCCTTTGGTTATGGAGAGACCAGCAAGTTTCCCTTGCTCGAGAACGTTCACGAGCTGCGCTGCTGTCACCAATCGTGTTAAGTCTTGTTGCTTGCACAGTTTGCACTGGACATGTCATTATGCTTGCTGGGATTGTGATCTGATGTCCTCCTGTCCTCCATCCACGAATTATCCTCTACTGTACTGTTAGGATGCATAGATAGATTAATCTGAACTGACGCCAACGCGACAGCTGTTGCATGAATTCAGAGAAGGAACAGGCAACAGATCGGGCACAGCTCGACCTACGACACGACCACGTACGATGGCCGCCGAGCCAGCAACGACAGCTAGCCAGCAGCCCAGCAACAAGGTGGCGCTGGCTTCTCTGGTTGCGAATGGTCGATCGAGTTGCGTCAGCGTGGTGGCGAAGCAGCACGCAGGAACCTAGTGCAATTTGCACATTTACAAATCTGGATCAGGACTTAatttagcagcagcagcagctagctGATGTTGCTGGGACGATGGGATGGATGGCCAAGCTAGCCATGATCTGACGACGACGTCCATTGGTGCGCGTGCATCTTGCAGTGTTTTGGCGTGCAAGTGCTGCTAGCTGCTGCACCCAACAGCTAGGCTCGTCGCAAGCTCCATCGGTAGCTGATCTAGGCTAGCTCTCCTCATCGGCCGGCCGGCAAGGGAACATGTGTGTGTGTCGGACGGAAGGAAATCTTGGCATGCGGCGGACGCTAGTTGGATGGATTCCGACGCCACGCACTGTGCTCGATCTCCTCTCGGCCTCCGTTGCCATGCCATCCAGATTTTTAAAGTACGTACCGTGTTGGCAACAGACCATTGGAtgcgtgcgtgcatgcatgccaTCAGAGCACGGCCGGATCAGGTTGTGATCAATCAAAATATCTTAATACAAATAGATAGATCGAGTGTTCATATATCAGTAGTGTATCAATTACGTAGTAAGAAATTAATCTGGAGATGCATGCTGACAGACTGAATAATATGCATGCTTTGCTGAATTGCAACGCAAGATCCTCGCACGCCCTCTGATCGATCTGACAATTAGTAACACGCCATCAGATCAGATAATAATAAGCATGCAAGCAAAGAAGAATGTATGCGCGCGCGTGCATGCGTTTGTTTCTTCCTTGTCTCTGAAAATTGCTGCCCATTGTATCTGAATCAGCCAAAATATACATGCATGCTGTGATGACTTGCAGATTTGTTCGCCACCGCCACCGTCCATTGCTTATTACATCCAGGAGGATTACTACTGCTATGCATGTTCCGTGGTGCACCATCATATCATGAGGAGCTAGCTAGTAGCCGATCGATACGCATACAGATACAGGCGCATGCAGATGGTGCGAACCAAAGAAGCCCAGACGCAACGCAACGCAACGCATGCAGCTAGCAGTACGACAAAGCTCTGTGATGGCATTATTGCCACGGATTGGTTCCAATT is part of the Panicum hallii strain FIL2 chromosome 2, PHallii_v3.1, whole genome shotgun sequence genome and encodes:
- the LOC112879652 gene encoding ricin B-like lectin R40G3 → MDVYGRERYGGYGYGGLATPGYAPPVPYGMSQVNIEGHGCGRPLPPQPTVKVYCRANPNYAMTIRNGRVVLAPANPKDEYQHWIKDMRWSTSIKDEEGYPAFALVNKATGEAIKHSLGQSHPVRLVPYNPDFLDESVLWTESRDVGNGFRCVRMVNNIYLNFDALHGDKWHGGVRDGTEIVLWKWCEGDNQRWKIQPYY